A portion of the Actomonas aquatica genome contains these proteins:
- a CDS encoding M20/M25/M40 family metallo-hydrolase, which translates to MVAATHHIMRFDRRLLAVPTALLALAFANQTVAADPPELDPQLRQQAETLIAAALESELAYNLVESLTTEVGPRLAGSAAEARARDWATAKLTDLGFSHVRVEPFEIEGWERHAESAAITAPFPQALTVTALGNSVPTPAEGLTGTVARFDSLDALLASDDAPEALAGRIVFVDETMTRTQDGSGYGNAVRKRYQAATAGQARGAIAALIRSVGTSHHRFAHTGSMGYGDVGHSIPTAALAAPDADQLTRALQRGDVSVRLKLHTEILGPMPSGNVIAEIPGRTHPEEIVLLGAHLDSWDLAPGAIDDGAGVAIVTAAARLLLEHDLQPRRTVRIVLFGAEEVGLRGGRAYAAAHAATLPQHVAAAESDFGADIIWRLDTNLPPERTYWGEHLYTLLKPLGVGRGTNETTGGPDIGPLVPGGATPFALRQNGWDYFDYHHTPNDTLDKIDPVKLRQNVAAYVAFAWLMANID; encoded by the coding sequence ATGGTCGCTGCGACCCACCACATCATGCGCTTCGACCGTCGCCTCCTCGCCGTTCCCACCGCCCTGCTCGCCCTCGCCTTCGCGAACCAAACCGTCGCCGCCGACCCACCCGAACTCGATCCGCAACTCCGCCAACAGGCCGAGACCCTGATCGCCGCCGCCCTCGAATCCGAGCTCGCCTACAACCTCGTCGAAAGCCTCACCACCGAGGTCGGCCCCCGTCTCGCCGGCAGCGCTGCCGAAGCCCGCGCCCGCGACTGGGCCACCGCCAAACTCACCGACCTCGGCTTCAGCCACGTGCGCGTGGAACCTTTCGAGATCGAGGGTTGGGAACGCCACGCTGAGTCGGCCGCCATCACCGCGCCCTTCCCCCAGGCCCTCACCGTCACCGCCCTCGGCAACTCCGTGCCCACGCCCGCCGAAGGGCTCACCGGAACCGTCGCCCGCTTCGATTCCCTCGACGCCTTGCTCGCCAGTGACGACGCGCCCGAAGCCCTCGCCGGCCGCATTGTCTTCGTCGACGAAACCATGACCCGCACCCAGGACGGTTCCGGCTACGGCAACGCCGTGCGCAAACGCTACCAAGCCGCCACCGCCGGCCAGGCCCGCGGCGCGATCGCTGCGCTCATCCGTTCCGTCGGCACCAGCCACCACCGCTTCGCCCATACCGGCTCCATGGGTTACGGCGACGTCGGCCACAGCATCCCCACCGCCGCCCTCGCCGCGCCCGATGCCGATCAACTCACCCGCGCCCTCCAACGCGGCGACGTTTCCGTGCGCCTCAAACTTCACACCGAAATCCTCGGCCCCATGCCCTCGGGCAACGTGATCGCCGAAATCCCCGGCCGCACCCACCCCGAAGAAATCGTGCTCCTCGGCGCCCACCTCGACAGCTGGGACCTCGCCCCCGGTGCCATCGACGACGGCGCCGGCGTGGCCATCGTCACCGCCGCCGCCCGCCTCCTGCTGGAGCACGATCTCCAACCCCGCCGCACCGTCCGCATCGTGCTCTTCGGCGCCGAGGAAGTCGGCCTGCGCGGTGGCCGCGCTTACGCCGCCGCTCACGCCGCAACCCTGCCGCAACACGTGGCCGCCGCCGAATCCGATTTTGGCGCCGACATCATCTGGCGGCTCGACACCAACCTGCCGCCCGAGCGCACCTACTGGGGCGAACACCTTTACACCCTGCTCAAGCCGCTCGGTGTCGGTCGCGGCACCAACGAGACCACCGGCGGCCCCGACATCGGTCCCCTCGTGCCCGGCGGCGCGACGCCCTTTGCTCTGCGCCAAAACGGCTGGGACTACTTCGATTACCATCACACCCCCAACGACACCCTCGACAAAATCGACCCGGTCAAACTCCGCCAAAACGTCGCCGCCTACGTCGCCTTCGCCTGGCTGATGGCCAACATCGACTGA
- a CDS encoding MATE family efflux transporter: MSAPEPTPVPPSPESDDQPVSVGRAIVDALRGVAHDYTTLPLKRAVLFLAVPMVMEMIMESLFALADVFWVSRLGREAIAVVGLTESVMSLIYAVAIGICFAAGAIVSRRIGEKDTARAAQAAGQIILLGVGLSALLGVIMGLNAGRLLAFMGATPEVVELGRPFATVMYGGNATVFLIFLINAIFRGAGDPALAMRTLILANGLNLILDPCFIFGWGPFPELGLTGAAVATNLGRGIGIVYQVWHLTRGQGRITLHWSDLRPRAEAATILRTSGNGIAQLLISTTSWVGLFKILAVFGSAALAGYTIAIRLIMFALMPAWGLSNAGATLVGQNLGARQPDRAERAVRIATRYNVIFLSLVGVVFIALSPIIIGAFTTDPAVFAEGVRSLWIVSLAFPLYAAGMCLEGTFNGAGDTWTPTRLNFFTMWLGQVPLAWLLSSPLGLGPTGVYIAVPIAFSALTIWSWFLFRAGHWKAHVV, from the coding sequence ATGTCCGCGCCCGAACCCACGCCTGTTCCTCCTTCGCCCGAATCCGACGACCAACCCGTCTCGGTCGGTCGCGCCATTGTGGATGCATTGCGCGGCGTGGCGCATGACTACACCACGCTGCCGCTCAAACGCGCCGTGCTCTTCCTCGCCGTGCCCATGGTGATGGAGATGATCATGGAATCGCTCTTCGCGTTGGCCGACGTGTTCTGGGTGTCCCGTCTCGGCCGCGAGGCCATCGCCGTGGTCGGCCTCACCGAGTCGGTCATGTCGCTCATCTACGCGGTCGCCATCGGCATTTGCTTCGCCGCCGGCGCCATCGTTTCCCGGCGTATCGGTGAAAAGGATACGGCGCGCGCCGCCCAGGCCGCCGGCCAGATCATTCTGCTCGGCGTGGGACTCTCCGCCCTGCTCGGCGTCATCATGGGCCTCAACGCCGGTCGCCTGCTCGCCTTCATGGGCGCGACGCCCGAGGTCGTGGAACTGGGCCGGCCCTTCGCCACCGTCATGTATGGCGGCAACGCGACCGTCTTCCTCATCTTTCTCATCAACGCCATCTTTCGCGGCGCGGGCGATCCGGCGCTGGCCATGCGCACGCTCATCCTGGCCAACGGTCTCAACCTCATCCTCGACCCGTGCTTCATCTTCGGCTGGGGACCCTTCCCCGAACTCGGCCTCACCGGCGCCGCCGTCGCCACCAACCTCGGCCGCGGCATCGGCATCGTTTACCAGGTCTGGCATCTGACCCGCGGACAGGGCCGCATCACACTGCACTGGTCCGACCTGCGCCCGCGCGCCGAGGCCGCCACCATCCTACGCACCTCCGGCAACGGCATCGCCCAGCTCCTCATCAGCACCACCAGCTGGGTCGGCTTGTTCAAAATCCTCGCCGTCTTTGGCAGCGCCGCCCTCGCCGGCTACACCATCGCCATCCGCCTGATCATGTTCGCGCTCATGCCCGCATGGGGACTGTCCAACGCCGGCGCCACCCTCGTCGGCCAAAACCTCGGCGCCCGCCAACCCGATCGCGCCGAGCGCGCCGTGCGCATCGCCACCCGCTACAACGTGATTTTCCTCAGCCTCGTCGGCGTCGTTTTCATCGCACTCAGCCCCATCATCATCGGCGCTTTCACCACCGACCCGGCCGTCTTCGCCGAGGGCGTGCGCTCCCTCTGGATCGTGAGCCTCGCCTTCCCGCTTTACGCCGCCGGCATGTGCCTTGAAGGCACCTTTAACGGCGCCGGCGACACCTGGACACCCACCCGCCTCAACTTCTTCACCATGTGGCTCGGGCAGGTGCCACTGGCGTGGCTGCTCTCTAGTCCGCTCGGGCTCGGTCCCACTGGCGTTTACATCGCCGTGCCGATCGCGTTCAGCGCACTGACGATCTGGAGCTGGTTCCTCTTCCGCGCCGGCCACTGGAAGGCTCACGTCGTCTAG
- a CDS encoding S8 family peptidase translates to MKTKYLILRSDPLSSNFPHLAGMNPNLADIGHVPLFGAFGTPGGRAGGDRDDDAPFEREPKLELDEFDVSRAENVRRMNDVVGLAPVMPTRLIAPLQNLPASTLPSAATHTWGVEAVNALSSPCDGAGLTAAVLDTGIDRAHPAFVGVNIVEEDFTGQGNGDSHGHGTHCAGTVLGRAVGGKRIGVATGTTRLLAGKVLGAQGGDTAWSIDGILWAARNGASVISMSLGIDFPGYVDYLQQQGLPVNLATSFALEGYRKTILIYEKLAGFLKNQAFFGQTCLIVAAAGNENQRFQNPTWNISVAPPAVSEGILSVGALGQGQHGLQAADFSNSGPNFAAPGVAVESAAAGTPGLVSWAGTSMATPHVAGVALLWAQWLQARNQLTPQNLEARLLASAVLSPLASGYEPADVGLGLVQAPQTV, encoded by the coding sequence ATGAAAACCAAATATCTGATTCTGCGCAGCGATCCGCTTTCGAGTAACTTTCCCCATCTGGCGGGGATGAACCCCAATCTCGCCGATATCGGCCATGTGCCACTTTTCGGCGCATTCGGCACCCCTGGTGGCCGTGCCGGTGGCGACCGCGACGACGATGCTCCGTTTGAGCGCGAGCCTAAGTTGGAACTCGACGAGTTTGACGTGAGTCGGGCGGAGAATGTCCGCCGAATGAACGACGTGGTGGGGTTGGCCCCGGTCATGCCCACGCGGTTGATTGCTCCATTGCAAAACCTGCCAGCGAGCACCTTGCCGTCGGCGGCTACGCACACCTGGGGGGTCGAAGCGGTGAATGCCTTGAGTTCGCCCTGTGACGGTGCCGGACTCACGGCGGCGGTGCTGGACACCGGTATCGATCGGGCGCATCCCGCGTTTGTCGGCGTAAATATCGTGGAGGAGGACTTCACCGGACAGGGGAACGGCGACAGCCACGGCCATGGCACGCACTGCGCGGGCACTGTTCTCGGCCGGGCGGTCGGGGGCAAACGGATCGGGGTGGCTACGGGCACCACCCGTTTGCTCGCAGGCAAGGTTCTCGGGGCGCAGGGCGGCGACACCGCGTGGTCGATCGACGGCATCCTGTGGGCAGCCCGCAACGGTGCCAGCGTGATCTCCATGTCGCTCGGAATCGATTTCCCCGGCTACGTGGACTACCTCCAGCAACAGGGCCTGCCCGTGAATCTGGCGACCTCCTTCGCGCTCGAAGGCTACCGGAAGACCATTCTGATTTATGAGAAGCTCGCGGGCTTCCTGAAAAACCAAGCGTTCTTTGGCCAGACTTGTCTGATCGTGGCGGCGGCGGGCAACGAAAACCAACGCTTCCAGAATCCGACGTGGAATATCTCGGTCGCGCCGCCGGCGGTCTCGGAAGGCATCCTTTCCGTCGGCGCGCTCGGTCAGGGGCAGCACGGTTTGCAGGCGGCGGACTTCTCGAACTCCGGGCCCAATTTCGCGGCCCCCGGTGTGGCGGTCGAATCGGCGGCAGCCGGCACCCCCGGATTGGTTTCGTGGGCCGGAACCAGCATGGCGACGCCGCACGTGGCCGGCGTGGCGCTGTTGTGGGCGCAGTGGCTGCAGGCCCGTAATCAACTCACGCCGCAAAACCTGGAAGCACGGCTGTTGGCTTCGGCAGTGCTTTCGCCGCTCGCATCGGGTTACGAGCCGGCAGATGTGGGACTGGGGCTGGTGCAGGCTCCGCAGACGGTGTGA
- a CDS encoding DUF1801 domain-containing protein, which produces MPARATPSSEPNDPAAVSAFLASCPHPLLPVVRAVRTTLLTAVPVATEGIKWNAPSFHCGEWFATFHLRRPREVQLVLHRGAKVRSAPSQPYVDDPTGMLQWKSTDRAIAVFRSLAELEAHTPAFTAILQAWAARLRDEVGPTSH; this is translated from the coding sequence ATGCCCGCCCGCGCCACCCCATCCTCCGAACCCAACGACCCGGCCGCCGTCAGCGCGTTTCTGGCGAGTTGCCCGCATCCGCTTCTGCCCGTCGTCCGCGCCGTGCGCACCACCCTACTCACCGCCGTGCCGGTCGCCACCGAGGGCATCAAATGGAATGCCCCGAGTTTCCATTGCGGGGAGTGGTTCGCCACCTTCCACCTGCGCCGCCCCCGAGAGGTGCAACTCGTCCTGCACCGCGGCGCAAAAGTTCGGTCGGCTCCGTCCCAACCCTACGTCGACGATCCCACCGGAATGCTGCAATGGAAGTCCACCGATCGCGCCATCGCCGTCTTTCGCAGCCTGGCCGAGCTCGAGGCACACACGCCCGCCTTCACCGCCATCCTGCAGGCCTGGGCCGCCCGCCTGCGCGACGAGGTTGGGCCAACCAGCCATTGA
- a CDS encoding RNA polymerase sigma factor: MPPPLRHTAPVAEDTAQPGALVEHFFREESGRLHGALLRRFGVHHLTLVEDAVQEAMLRALRHWSMGGVPPNPSAWISRVAINHVLDALRRDHTSAAKQDALTFTETERAADLAAPDPDNVIADDTLRLLFTCCHPTLPLDAQAALALKTLCGFNLTEIARAFLASEAAIEKQLTRTKQRLRDSQAEFALPAERELDARLDGVLATLYLLFNEGYKASLGDELLREDLCAEAIRLTRMLLAHPIGDRPAAHALLALMLLHSARFPARLGADGTLLRLGDQDRSTWDQAAIDAGLQHLARAAAGNQLTEYHLHAGIAASHCIATDSAGTDWARILAHYDALLELKPSPVVALNRAVAVANCHGPQAGLDAIDAIPDVDRLATQHLLHAVRGELHARLGQHAAATTSFRRALALARVAPEQLHLSREIERLEACSD; this comes from the coding sequence GTGCCGCCGCCCCTTCGCCATACCGCGCCCGTCGCCGAGGACACCGCGCAACCCGGTGCCTTGGTGGAGCATTTTTTCCGCGAGGAATCCGGCAGACTCCACGGCGCCCTGCTCCGCCGTTTCGGCGTCCATCACCTCACCCTCGTCGAAGATGCCGTGCAGGAGGCCATGCTGCGCGCCCTCCGCCACTGGTCGATGGGCGGCGTGCCGCCCAATCCGTCCGCGTGGATTAGCCGCGTCGCTATCAATCACGTGTTGGACGCCTTGCGCCGCGACCACACCTCCGCCGCGAAACAAGACGCGCTCACCTTCACGGAAACCGAGCGCGCCGCCGACCTCGCAGCCCCCGATCCGGATAACGTCATCGCCGACGACACCCTGCGCCTGCTCTTCACCTGTTGCCACCCCACCCTGCCGCTCGACGCCCAGGCCGCGCTCGCCCTCAAAACCCTGTGCGGATTTAACCTCACGGAGATCGCCCGCGCCTTCCTCGCCAGCGAAGCCGCCATCGAAAAGCAGCTCACCCGCACCAAGCAGCGCCTGCGCGACTCCCAAGCCGAGTTCGCCCTGCCCGCCGAGCGCGAACTCGACGCCCGCCTCGATGGCGTGTTGGCCACCCTCTACCTACTTTTCAACGAGGGTTACAAAGCCTCCCTCGGCGACGAGTTGCTCCGGGAAGACCTGTGCGCCGAGGCCATTCGCCTCACCCGCATGCTGCTCGCTCACCCCATCGGCGACCGTCCCGCGGCCCATGCCCTGCTCGCCCTCATGCTGCTGCACAGCGCGCGCTTTCCGGCCCGCCTCGGCGCCGACGGCACGCTTCTCCGCCTCGGTGATCAGGACCGCAGCACGTGGGACCAAGCTGCCATCGATGCCGGCCTGCAACACCTCGCCCGCGCCGCCGCCGGGAACCAACTCACCGAATACCATCTGCACGCCGGCATCGCCGCCAGCCACTGCATCGCCACCGATTCCGCCGGGACCGACTGGGCCCGCATCCTCGCGCACTACGACGCCTTGCTGGAGCTCAAACCCTCGCCGGTCGTTGCCCTCAACCGCGCCGTGGCCGTCGCCAATTGCCACGGACCGCAGGCCGGCCTCGATGCCATCGACGCCATCCCCGACGTCGACCGACTCGCCACCCAGCACCTCCTGCACGCCGTGCGCGGAGAACTGCACGCCCGCCTCGGTCAGCACGCCGCCGCCACCACGAGTTTCCGCCGCGCCCTGGCCCTCGCCCGCGTCGCTCCGGAACAACTCCACCTTTCCCGGGAAATAGAACGCCTCGAAGCGTGCTCCGACTGA
- a CDS encoding YciI family protein has translation MSHPHLLLFRNTGPETHAHLSADERQDLIERWNAWFVGLRDAGKALDGRPLELSGRLVSGPGGKRVTDGPFAESNEAVGGYVLLNVADLDEATAIAQQHPGLEHGLIIEVRPMPPTCHLGVVTGPA, from the coding sequence ATGTCCCATCCCCACCTCCTCCTCTTCCGCAACACTGGTCCTGAAACCCACGCCCACCTGAGTGCCGACGAACGCCAGGATCTGATCGAACGCTGGAACGCCTGGTTCGTCGGTCTGCGCGACGCCGGCAAAGCCCTCGACGGCCGTCCCCTCGAGCTCAGCGGTCGCCTCGTATCCGGCCCCGGCGGCAAACGCGTCACCGACGGTCCTTTCGCCGAAAGCAACGAAGCCGTCGGTGGCTACGTGCTGCTCAACGTCGCCGACCTGGACGAAGCCACCGCCATCGCCCAACAGCATCCCGGACTCGAACACGGTCTCATCATCGAGGTGCGCCCGATGCCCCCGACTTGCCACCTCGGCGTGGTCACCGGCCCTGCATGA
- a CDS encoding SRPBCC domain-containing protein, which produces MSLAPDPNYRVPQAASPDHEILTVHSLPYPRARVFAAWTHPDLHAQWWGPAGFTNTFYNYDVRPGGEWRFTMHGPDGTDFENHSEFAHVVEGECLVFDHVTNPQFTVVVHFSDDGDGTRLEWHMIFEDAKTCAAIRSFVGDKNQENLARLEALLRDTPADAACWRELVVLREFPVAPQAVWRALTQRTAEWWCPRPWTTPVVDWDLRAGGRCRTVMRGPGGEEVDLMGTILEVTENERLVFTDSIKPGWQPASETFMIGVFELSPLGEGGTSYRASSRHWTDEATARHATMGFRAGWGAVADQLLEVSRDEAGRA; this is translated from the coding sequence ATGAGCCTTGCCCCTGATCCAAACTACCGCGTGCCGCAAGCCGCCTCGCCCGATCACGAAATCCTGACGGTTCACTCCCTGCCGTATCCGCGTGCCCGGGTGTTTGCGGCCTGGACGCATCCCGATCTGCACGCCCAGTGGTGGGGGCCGGCGGGGTTTACCAACACGTTTTACAATTACGATGTGCGGCCGGGGGGCGAGTGGCGTTTCACCATGCACGGTCCCGACGGCACGGACTTCGAGAACCACAGCGAGTTTGCCCACGTGGTGGAGGGGGAGTGCCTGGTCTTCGACCATGTGACCAATCCGCAGTTCACCGTGGTGGTGCATTTTAGCGATGACGGCGACGGCACCCGGCTGGAGTGGCACATGATCTTTGAGGATGCCAAAACCTGCGCGGCTATCCGGTCATTTGTGGGCGACAAAAATCAGGAGAACCTCGCGCGTCTGGAAGCGTTGTTGCGGGACACGCCGGCGGACGCGGCCTGTTGGCGGGAGCTGGTGGTGCTGCGAGAGTTTCCGGTGGCGCCGCAAGCGGTGTGGCGCGCGCTCACGCAACGCACGGCGGAGTGGTGGTGCCCCCGGCCCTGGACCACGCCGGTGGTGGACTGGGATCTGCGGGCTGGCGGTCGTTGCCGCACCGTGATGCGTGGACCCGGTGGTGAGGAGGTCGACCTGATGGGCACGATTCTGGAGGTGACGGAAAACGAACGCCTTGTCTTTACCGACTCGATCAAGCCGGGGTGGCAGCCCGCGAGCGAAACGTTCATGATCGGAGTCTTTGAACTCTCGCCGTTGGGCGAGGGCGGCACGTCGTATCGCGCCAGCTCCCGGCACTGGACGGATGAGGCGACGGCGCGTCACGCGACCATGGGCTTTCGTGCGGGTTGGGGCGCGGTGGCGGATCAATTGCTCGAAGTGAGCCGCGACGAAGCGGGGCGCGCCTGA
- a CDS encoding DoxX family protein: MTDTPPAPKWLRVLTHIVRVLLGIGCTIFGLNGWFNFIQPPPDLVLPEKAMAFSMALMETGYMMPLIGVTLFLPGLLLLANRFVPLALVVLAPFFVNSVAFHVALERTGLPNALVFVAMLLFLAWRHRAAYRPLWVAKGALN; the protein is encoded by the coding sequence ATGACGGATACTCCTCCTGCGCCCAAGTGGCTCCGCGTGCTCACCCACATCGTGCGCGTTTTGCTCGGAATCGGTTGCACGATTTTTGGTCTCAACGGTTGGTTCAACTTCATCCAGCCGCCGCCGGATCTGGTGCTGCCGGAGAAGGCGATGGCCTTCTCGATGGCGTTGATGGAGACCGGCTACATGATGCCGCTCATCGGTGTCACCCTGTTCCTGCCGGGTCTCCTGTTGCTGGCCAATCGTTTTGTGCCGCTCGCGCTGGTGGTGCTGGCGCCGTTCTTCGTGAACTCGGTGGCCTTCCACGTGGCGCTGGAGCGCACGGGTCTGCCCAACGCGTTGGTGTTTGTGGCGATGTTGCTATTTCTCGCCTGGCGCCACCGTGCGGCTTACCGCCCGCTGTGGGTCGCGAAAGGGGCCCTGAACTGA
- a CDS encoding SRPBCC family protein, translating into MSNTMILLVIAVVLVVVFVVLVWRQPQWIRCTRSATVGGTPEQTFALINSLPEWQKWSPWEGLDPNMQRTFSGPPSGVGAVYAWNGNAKVGAGSMEVVESMPSERVKLELVFLKPFAATMMVTFELAATTGGTLVTWTSEGPNSTPGRIMGVFCNMDKMMGDSYEKGLAQLDAALRG; encoded by the coding sequence ATGAGTAATACAATGATCCTGTTGGTGATCGCCGTGGTGTTGGTGGTCGTGTTTGTGGTGTTGGTCTGGCGGCAACCGCAATGGATTCGGTGCACGCGATCCGCGACGGTGGGCGGCACGCCGGAGCAGACCTTCGCCCTGATCAACTCCCTGCCGGAGTGGCAGAAGTGGTCGCCGTGGGAAGGCTTGGACCCAAACATGCAGCGCACTTTCAGCGGACCGCCGTCCGGGGTGGGCGCGGTCTATGCCTGGAATGGCAACGCCAAGGTCGGTGCAGGGTCGATGGAGGTGGTGGAGAGCATGCCGAGTGAGCGCGTGAAGCTGGAGCTGGTGTTCCTGAAGCCGTTTGCGGCGACCATGATGGTCACCTTTGAGCTGGCGGCGACGACCGGCGGAACGCTGGTCACCTGGACCTCGGAAGGGCCGAACAGCACGCCCGGACGGATCATGGGCGTGTTCTGCAACATGGATAAAATGATGGGCGACTCCTACGAAAAAGGCCTGGCCCAACTTGATGCGGCCTTACGCGGGTGA
- a CDS encoding DUF1428 domain-containing protein, with translation MPEYVDGFVVVVPANRIADYTKMSKQAAKVWMEYGALDYRENVSDDLEVDFGKTFTKLTKRQDGEVVVFAWITYKSKAQRNAVNKKVMADPRIAAMCNPESSPFDPKRMSYGGFKTIVKV, from the coding sequence ATGCCTGAATACGTAGATGGATTTGTCGTCGTGGTGCCCGCCAACCGCATCGCGGACTATACAAAAATGTCGAAGCAAGCAGCCAAGGTCTGGATGGAATATGGCGCGCTCGATTACCGCGAAAACGTGAGTGATGATCTCGAAGTGGATTTCGGAAAGACGTTCACCAAACTCACGAAGCGGCAGGACGGTGAGGTGGTCGTGTTTGCGTGGATCACCTATAAGTCGAAGGCGCAGCGGAACGCGGTGAACAAAAAAGTCATGGCCGACCCGCGCATTGCGGCCATGTGCAATCCGGAGTCGTCGCCCTTTGATCCGAAGCGCATGAGTTATGGTGGCTTCAAGACGATCGTAAAAGTCTGA
- a CDS encoding AraC family transcriptional regulator, with protein MIQTTPALDQIRRALAAIEAHLDRPLAMAELARRAGYSTWHFQRVFLALVDEPVASYVRRRRLTEAARMLRHEPEQRLLEVALAVGFESHEAFTRAFRRESGHTPSGFRDHPQPNLSWMRLPVAAEHLQLLPTNMSFEPTLLDLPALTLVGLSDRFIAAMSPDATNMDVIPPLWRSFQQRCGEIHRAYVVREPNQAWGVCRCLPPTDRTREDELEYLAGVQIDPEAHGDLPEGMVRWDVPARRYARFTHRGPIETFPETLSYVWGAWFPRSEYEPAMEAELELYDERFKPGAEDSVLDYYVALRNKA; from the coding sequence GTGATTCAAACCACTCCGGCTCTCGACCAAATTCGCCGCGCGCTCGCCGCGATCGAGGCCCATCTGGATCGTCCGCTGGCGATGGCGGAGCTCGCCCGTCGGGCGGGTTACTCGACGTGGCATTTCCAACGGGTGTTTCTGGCCCTGGTGGACGAACCGGTGGCGAGTTATGTGCGGCGGCGGCGTTTGACGGAAGCCGCGCGGATGCTGCGTCACGAGCCCGAGCAACGGTTGCTCGAGGTCGCGTTGGCGGTGGGGTTTGAGTCACACGAAGCCTTCACGCGGGCCTTCCGACGCGAGTCGGGGCACACGCCGAGTGGCTTTCGCGATCACCCTCAACCCAACCTCTCGTGGATGCGTCTGCCGGTGGCGGCGGAGCATCTGCAGCTTTTGCCCACCAATATGAGCTTCGAACCCACGCTTCTCGACCTGCCGGCGCTTACGCTGGTGGGCCTCTCCGACCGGTTCATCGCGGCCATGTCGCCGGACGCGACGAACATGGACGTCATTCCGCCGTTGTGGCGGTCGTTTCAGCAACGATGCGGCGAAATCCACCGAGCCTACGTCGTTCGTGAGCCGAATCAGGCGTGGGGCGTGTGTCGTTGTCTGCCGCCGACGGATCGCACGCGGGAGGACGAACTCGAGTATCTGGCCGGCGTGCAGATCGATCCGGAGGCGCACGGCGACCTGCCCGAAGGCATGGTGCGGTGGGACGTGCCGGCGCGGCGTTATGCGCGCTTCACGCACCGCGGTCCGATCGAGACCTTTCCTGAGACGCTGAGCTACGTGTGGGGGGCGTGGTTTCCGCGCTCGGAGTATGAACCCGCGATGGAGGCGGAGCTGGAGCTCTACGATGAACGTTTTAAGCCCGGTGCGGAAGACAGTGTTCTCGATTATTATGTCGCCCTGCGAAACAAAGCCTGA
- a CDS encoding DUF6172 family protein translates to MKKTFKLTDPRLAAARVRDKIRHEVNKYVKRERRKELPEGHDRWEFNCRLGVTEATAEPLPLGDVPAAIDRLGEQDGAETVFIEVLAKARPGRAAKADA, encoded by the coding sequence ATGAAGAAGACGTTCAAACTCACCGACCCCCGCCTGGCGGCTGCCCGCGTGCGCGACAAGATTCGCCACGAGGTGAACAAATACGTGAAGCGGGAGCGCCGGAAGGAGTTGCCGGAGGGCCACGACCGCTGGGAGTTCAACTGCCGCCTCGGCGTGACCGAAGCGACAGCGGAACCGCTGCCGCTCGGCGACGTGCCCGCGGCGATCGATCGGCTGGGCGAGCAGGACGGTGCCGAGACGGTGTTTATCGAAGTGCTCGCGAAGGCCCGGCCGGGGCGCGCCGCCAAGGCGGACGCCTGA
- a CDS encoding alpha/beta fold hydrolase, translated as MKTLPRLLSFVAAVLLAGSIAVHADDHAASRSAAAPQKLTFVLVHGATAGGYEWKKTGRHLEEAGHTVYRVTLTALGERSHLSAENVNLTTHINDVVNTILFEDLHDVVLTGHSYGGMVITGVMDRIPERIRHVFYFDAVVPDDGKSMFDMFGNAEQPDRVVKNGRWIPPWLNENPTTYPHNVGHPIGTLTEPVSYKDPAALALNVTYVPFVQDPATADENSGMLPGWKRAKARGWTIRPYRGSHVAMLETPAGLAELILAAVDDRNTTVD; from the coding sequence ATGAAAACCCTCCCCCGCCTGCTCTCATTCGTCGCGGCCGTGCTCCTCGCCGGCAGCATCGCCGTCCACGCCGACGACCACGCCGCGTCCCGATCCGCCGCCGCTCCACAAAAACTCACCTTCGTCCTCGTCCACGGCGCCACCGCCGGTGGTTACGAATGGAAGAAAACCGGCCGCCACCTCGAGGAAGCCGGTCACACCGTCTATCGCGTCACCCTCACCGCCCTCGGCGAACGTTCCCACCTCAGCGCCGAAAACGTGAACCTCACCACCCACATCAACGACGTGGTGAACACCATCCTCTTCGAAGACCTCCACGACGTCGTGCTCACCGGCCACTCCTACGGCGGCATGGTCATCACCGGCGTGATGGACCGCATCCCCGAGCGCATCCGCCACGTGTTTTATTTCGACGCCGTCGTGCCCGACGACGGCAAGTCGATGTTCGACATGTTCGGCAACGCCGAGCAGCCCGACCGCGTGGTGAAGAACGGCCGCTGGATCCCGCCGTGGCTCAATGAAAACCCGACCACCTACCCGCACAACGTCGGCCACCCCATCGGCACGCTCACCGAACCCGTTTCCTACAAAGACCCCGCCGCCCTCGCCCTCAACGTCACCTACGTGCCCTTCGTGCAGGACCCGGCCACCGCCGACGAAAACTCCGGCATGCTCCCCGGTTGGAAACGCGCCAAAGCCCGCGGCTGGACCATCCGCCCCTACCGCGGCAGTCACGTCGCCATGCTCGAAACGCCCGCCGGCCTCGCCGAACTCATCCTCGCCGCCGTCGACGATCGCAACACGACCGTCGACTGA